One region of Peribacillus simplex genomic DNA includes:
- the sleB gene encoding spore cortex-lytic enzyme, translated as MKGISSKWKWLLLFSCITICFGIYPETRTNAFSSQVIQKGAVGDDVIEMQARLQNIGYYNGKIDGAYGWGTYWALRNFQQDFGLPIDGLAGTTTKQKLTNASNFNKKFVHEQINKGNEFTYYGGVPIEKQVKVKRNANGSKSGGGNASGNAPSKTATSANLPGGYSQNDIQLMANAVYGEARGEPYTGQVAVAAVILNRVESAAFPNTISGVIFEPGAFTAVADGQIWLTPNERAKEAVVDAINGWDPSSNAEYYFNPDTATSKWIWSRQQIKRIGKHIFCK; from the coding sequence ATGAAAGGAATTTCGTCAAAATGGAAATGGCTATTGCTGTTTTCGTGTATAACTATTTGTTTCGGAATTTACCCGGAAACAAGAACAAATGCCTTTTCGAGCCAAGTCATTCAAAAAGGTGCGGTTGGTGATGATGTAATTGAAATGCAGGCACGATTACAAAACATCGGTTACTATAATGGAAAGATTGATGGAGCCTATGGATGGGGAACTTATTGGGCACTTCGAAACTTTCAACAAGATTTCGGGCTTCCTATCGATGGTTTAGCAGGAACTACAACAAAACAGAAGTTGACCAATGCCTCTAACTTCAATAAAAAATTTGTTCACGAACAGATCAATAAAGGGAACGAGTTCACCTATTATGGGGGGGTCCCCATTGAAAAACAGGTGAAAGTGAAAAGAAATGCAAATGGATCCAAGTCAGGTGGAGGCAATGCTTCCGGAAATGCCCCTTCCAAAACGGCGACATCAGCCAATCTTCCGGGAGGATATTCTCAAAACGATATACAGCTAATGGCCAATGCCGTTTATGGAGAGGCACGAGGGGAGCCATATACAGGTCAGGTTGCTGTTGCAGCAGTAATACTGAATAGGGTGGAAAGTGCAGCTTTCCCGAATACGATTTCAGGAGTAATTTTTGAACCTGGGGCCTTTACGGCTGTTGCGGATGGACAGATTTGGCTGACTCCAAACGAAAGGGCAAAAGAAGCCGTGGTGGATGCCATCAATGGTTGGGATCCAAGCAGTAATGCAGAATATTACTTTAATCCCGATACGGCAACAAGTAAATGGATCTGGTCAAGACAACAAATTAAAAGAATCGGAAAACATATCTTTTGTAAGTAA
- the prsW gene encoding glutamic-type intramembrane protease PrsW has product MLVMLSAAIAPGLALLSYFYLKDQYETEPISVVVKTFLFGVFLVLPIMFIQYVLETEHILNTDLANAFLWAALLEEFFKWFILIYVIYQHVAFDEPYDGIVYGAAVSLGFATMENILYLLANGVEHAFLRAVLPVSSHALFGVLMGYYLGKAKFSASNNRFYLLLALVIPIALHGVYDYILVSQKFWVYFIMPFMICLWWLGMKKVKKARLLSDFHAEKLSQKHFISK; this is encoded by the coding sequence ATGCTGGTCATGTTGTCAGCGGCTATTGCGCCAGGGTTGGCGCTACTTAGCTATTTCTATTTGAAAGATCAATATGAAACCGAGCCTATATCGGTTGTGGTCAAAACATTTTTATTCGGTGTCTTTCTGGTTTTGCCGATAATGTTCATACAGTATGTGCTCGAAACGGAACATATCTTGAATACCGACTTAGCTAATGCATTTTTATGGGCTGCACTGCTTGAGGAATTCTTCAAGTGGTTCATTCTCATTTATGTTATTTATCAGCACGTAGCATTCGATGAGCCATATGATGGGATCGTGTACGGCGCTGCAGTCTCCCTTGGATTCGCTACGATGGAGAATATTTTATACCTGCTGGCCAACGGGGTGGAACATGCTTTTCTCAGGGCGGTTCTCCCTGTATCCAGTCATGCTTTGTTCGGTGTGCTCATGGGGTATTATTTGGGCAAGGCGAAATTTTCAGCTTCGAATAATCGGTTCTATTTATTATTGGCATTGGTCATCCCAATCGCTTTACATGGGGTTTATGACTATATTTTAGTTTCCCAAAAATTTTGGGTATACTTCATTATGCCATTTATGATTTGCCTATGGTGGTTAGGTATGAAAAAAGTAAAAAAGGCACGTTTGTTGTCTGACTTTCACGCAGAAAAACTTTCTCAAAAACATTTTATTAGCAAATGA
- a CDS encoding asparaginase, protein MDKITLITTGGTIASKETINGMLASGALTGQELASLCELPNDIEVKVVDVFQISSMSMSFEKMQQLKLAIHKELEDPEVTGIVVTHGTDTLEETAYFLDVTNKDQRPIVLTGSQRSPHDVGTDVYSNLRNSILCAASDLLRDVGVVVVFNERIYSAKYVKKVHASNLQGFESFGYGYLGIIDNDVVSIYQKPLHREYYEIQNCIPRVDIIKCHTGADGIFIDAAVANGAKGIVLEGVGRGQGTPEMVTSIQNVIDNGITVVMTTSAEEGKVYPAYDYVGSAFDLKQRGVILGADYDSKKARIKLAVVLASENSVDETFFK, encoded by the coding sequence ATGGATAAAATAACATTGATAACGACAGGCGGGACTATTGCCAGTAAAGAAACCATTAATGGTATGTTGGCCTCAGGTGCATTGACTGGCCAGGAGTTGGCATCACTTTGCGAATTACCCAACGATATCGAGGTTAAAGTGGTGGATGTTTTCCAGATTTCAAGCATGTCCATGTCCTTTGAGAAAATGCAACAGCTTAAATTAGCCATTCATAAGGAATTGGAAGATCCGGAAGTTACGGGAATCGTTGTGACCCACGGTACGGACACACTAGAGGAAACGGCTTACTTCCTTGATGTAACGAATAAGGATCAACGTCCAATTGTATTAACCGGCTCCCAGCGGTCTCCCCATGACGTGGGAACCGATGTATATTCCAATCTAAGGAATTCAATATTATGCGCTGCGAGTGATTTGCTTAGGGATGTTGGCGTAGTTGTCGTTTTTAATGAGCGGATCTATTCAGCAAAGTATGTTAAAAAAGTCCATGCTTCCAATTTGCAGGGATTCGAATCCTTTGGATATGGATATTTGGGGATAATTGATAATGATGTCGTAAGCATTTATCAAAAACCTTTACATAGGGAGTATTATGAGATTCAGAATTGCATTCCCAGAGTGGATATCATCAAGTGCCACACAGGTGCTGATGGCATCTTTATTGATGCAGCGGTTGCAAATGGTGCAAAAGGCATCGTGCTCGAGGGTGTAGGAAGGGGACAAGGCACCCCTGAAATGGTAACTTCCATACAAAATGTAATCGATAATGGCATTACGGTCGTCATGACAACAAGTGCCGAAGAAGGTAAAGTTTACCCGGCATATGATTATGTAGGCAGCGCATTTGATTTAAAACAGCGCGGCGTGATATTAGGTGCTGATTATGACAGCAAAAAGGCTAGAATTAAGTTAGCTGTCGTGCTGGCAAGCGAAAACTCTGTAGATGAAACCTTCTTTAAGTAA
- a CDS encoding YpdA family putative bacillithiol disulfide reductase, which yields MNVEEVIIIGGGPCGLAAAIALKEVGIQSLIIEKGNVVDSIYRYPTHQTFFSSSEKLEIGDTAFIIENRKPVRNQALAYYREVVRRKELRINKFEKVEKVEKREDGKFLVKTSKGDYTALHVIVSTGYYDHPNYMCIPGEQLPKVFHYFKEGHPYFNCDVAVIGGKNSSVDAALELVKSGARVTVLYRGSDYSSKVKPWILPEFESLVRNGTIKMEFNANVDKITEDSVIYHVGEEEKVVKNDFVFAMTGYHPDHTFLASMGINIDKETGRPEYNEETMETNVKGLYIAGVLAAGNNANEIFIENGRFHGGLIAYHLAVKEK from the coding sequence ATGAATGTTGAAGAAGTCATTATCATAGGCGGGGGGCCTTGTGGATTGGCTGCTGCTATCGCTCTTAAAGAAGTGGGAATACAGTCCCTGATCATTGAAAAAGGTAATGTGGTGGATTCCATTTACCGGTATCCAACTCACCAAACATTTTTCAGTTCAAGTGAAAAACTGGAGATTGGTGATACCGCTTTTATTATCGAAAATCGTAAACCGGTCCGTAATCAGGCGCTAGCCTATTATAGGGAAGTGGTCAGAAGGAAAGAATTGCGGATCAATAAATTTGAAAAAGTAGAAAAAGTGGAAAAACGTGAAGATGGGAAATTTTTGGTCAAGACATCAAAAGGTGACTATACTGCTCTACATGTGATCGTATCGACCGGATATTATGATCATCCTAACTATATGTGCATTCCAGGCGAACAGCTTCCTAAAGTGTTTCATTACTTCAAGGAGGGCCACCCCTACTTTAATTGTGATGTTGCAGTCATCGGTGGTAAAAACTCAAGTGTGGATGCGGCACTGGAATTGGTCAAATCAGGCGCAAGAGTTACAGTCCTTTATAGAGGATCGGATTACTCTTCAAAAGTCAAACCATGGATTCTCCCGGAATTTGAATCATTAGTCCGCAATGGAACGATCAAGATGGAGTTTAATGCGAATGTTGATAAGATAACTGAAGATAGCGTCATATATCATGTAGGTGAAGAGGAAAAAGTTGTTAAAAATGATTTTGTGTTTGCCATGACTGGCTACCATCCTGATCATACCTTTTTAGCTTCAATGGGCATAAATATTGATAAGGAGACTGGAAGGCCCGAATATAACGAGGAAACGATGGAAACGAACGTTAAAGGCCTTTATATTGCAGGAGTTCTGGCAGCAGGAAATAATGCAAACGAAATCTTCATTGAAAATGGCAGGTTCCATGGTGGTTTGATTGCCTATCATTTGGCTGTTAAAGAAAAGTGA
- a CDS encoding Glu/Leu/Phe/Val family dehydrogenase has translation MESAKGNSHVNEEEKHDVLRSTQTVIHKALDKLGYPEEVYELLKEPLRLLTVKMPIRMDDGSVKIFTGYRAQHNDAVGPTKGGIRFHPNVTEREVKALSIWMSLKCGIVDLPYGGGKGGIVCDPRNMSFRELERLSRGYVRAISQIVGPTKDIPAPDVFTNSQIMAWMMDEYSRMDEFNSPGFITGKPLVLGGSHGRESATAKGVTICINEAAKKRGIDIKGARVVIQGFGNAGSFLAKFMHDAGAKVIGISDAYGALHDPEGLDIDYLLDRRDSFGTVTKLFKSTISNKELLELDCDILVPAAIENQITEENAANIKASIVVEAANGPTTIEATQILTDRGILLVPDVLASAGGVTVSYFEWVQNNQGYYWSEEEVDEKLEKILVKSFNNIYELAQSRRVDMRLAAYMIGVRKMAEASRFRGWI, from the coding sequence ATGGAATCGGCAAAAGGCAATAGCCATGTAAATGAAGAGGAAAAACACGACGTACTGAGGTCTACCCAAACAGTAATACATAAAGCTTTAGATAAGCTGGGTTACCCGGAAGAAGTTTATGAGCTTTTGAAGGAACCATTGCGTTTATTAACGGTGAAGATGCCAATCCGCATGGATGATGGATCAGTTAAAATTTTCACTGGTTACCGTGCACAGCATAACGATGCTGTTGGGCCTACAAAAGGTGGTATCCGTTTTCACCCAAATGTAACGGAACGTGAAGTGAAAGCATTATCCATTTGGATGAGTTTAAAATGCGGAATCGTTGATTTACCATATGGCGGGGGTAAAGGCGGTATCGTTTGTGATCCTCGTAATATGTCCTTCCGTGAGCTGGAAAGGCTAAGCCGTGGCTATGTTCGCGCAATTAGCCAAATCGTTGGGCCGACTAAAGATATCCCGGCACCTGATGTATTTACAAATTCTCAGATCATGGCTTGGATGATGGATGAATACAGCCGTATGGATGAATTCAACTCACCAGGATTCATTACGGGTAAACCGCTTGTACTTGGTGGTTCTCATGGCCGTGAATCAGCCACTGCCAAGGGTGTAACGATTTGTATCAATGAAGCTGCCAAGAAACGCGGCATTGATATTAAAGGTGCACGTGTCGTCATTCAAGGTTTTGGTAACGCAGGTAGTTTCTTAGCTAAATTCATGCATGATGCAGGTGCTAAAGTTATTGGGATTTCAGATGCATATGGTGCTCTTCATGATCCTGAAGGCTTGGATATCGATTATCTTCTCGATCGGAGAGATAGTTTCGGAACAGTTACGAAATTGTTTAAAAGCACAATTTCAAATAAGGAACTGCTTGAATTAGATTGTGATATTTTAGTTCCGGCTGCAATTGAAAACCAAATCACTGAAGAAAATGCTGCTAATATCAAAGCATCGATCGTTGTCGAGGCAGCAAACGGACCTACAACAATTGAAGCGACACAAATCCTAACGGATCGTGGAATCCTTCTTGTTCCTGATGTTCTTGCTTCTGCTGGTGGAGTAACGGTTTCCTACTTCGAATGGGTACAAAATAATCAAGGATATTACTGGTCTGAAGAAGAAGTGGACGAAAAGCTGGAAAAAATCCTTGTCAAATCTTTTAATAATATATATGAACTTGCACAATCCAGACGTGTTGATATGCGTCTTGCGGCTTATATGATTGGTGTAAGAAAAATGGCTGAAGCTTCACGCTTCCGTGGTTGGATCTAA
- a CDS encoding genetic competence negative regulator, with protein MKLERLTNNKIKIFLTLDDLIDRGITKEDILGNSLKVHKLFQDMVEEACEELSFKMSGSIAIEIFSLPAQGLIIIVTKEEEELLTDEEEFLDLQVKIDDHPHILYVFDDFEDIVQLSQRLSFQGLIKSNLYHYEGRYYLLIENIKDATYDTIISLAAEYGHASTLTLCRINEYGTCIIENEAIHVLISHFS; from the coding sequence ATGAAGCTGGAGCGATTAACTAATAATAAAATCAAGATTTTTTTGACCCTTGATGATTTGATTGATAGAGGTATAACAAAAGAAGATATTTTAGGGAATTCCTTAAAGGTCCACAAGTTATTTCAGGATATGGTCGAAGAAGCGTGCGAAGAACTCAGCTTTAAAATGAGTGGTTCCATTGCAATCGAAATTTTTTCCCTGCCTGCTCAAGGGTTAATAATCATTGTAACGAAGGAAGAAGAGGAGTTATTGACAGACGAAGAGGAATTTTTGGATTTACAGGTGAAAATTGATGACCATCCCCATATTCTGTATGTTTTCGATGATTTTGAAGATATCGTCCAATTATCTCAAAGATTGTCTTTTCAAGGTTTGATAAAGAGTAATCTTTATCATTATGAGGGAAGATACTATTTACTTATCGAAAATATTAAAGACGCGACATATGACACGATCATCTCTTTAGCGGCTGAGTATGGCCATGCATCAACACTGACACTCTGCCGCATCAATGAATATGGAACATGTATAATCGAAAATGAAGCGATACATGTTTTGATCTCACACTTTAGTTAG
- a CDS encoding MerR family transcriptional regulator, producing the protein MQEGKYNIKAVSKLLDIQPGTLRAWERRYKFIEPVRNESGHRLYTEKHLQILKWLINKTEQGFTISQAVSLLESTGTLATEVPEMTRKDEQTIKLSDQLIEALLNFNENKAHMLISQAFSMYTLEHTIVDILGSILVQVGDKWERGEITSAHEHFASNILKSRISSVMHTIPTNGFLPKALTVCAPGEKHEFGLLVFTVFLKRKGYETIYLGESIVDKDLFTVLNIIRPSYLFMSCSLKENLDGTFRLVEALIKDFPDLKVGLGGAAVSLVSEEIRTSFSGVLMGDTQSEWEEWLKG; encoded by the coding sequence ATGCAAGAAGGTAAATATAATATAAAGGCAGTTTCAAAACTGCTAGACATTCAGCCGGGAACCTTGAGGGCATGGGAAAGGCGCTATAAATTTATCGAACCTGTCAGGAATGAATCAGGGCACCGGCTGTATACAGAAAAACATTTGCAAATCCTAAAATGGCTCATCAATAAAACAGAGCAAGGTTTCACAATCAGCCAGGCCGTTTCACTTCTTGAAAGTACTGGCACTCTAGCGACTGAAGTTCCTGAAATGACCCGTAAGGACGAACAAACGATTAAGCTATCGGATCAATTAATCGAGGCCCTATTGAATTTCAATGAAAATAAAGCACACATGCTGATAAGCCAAGCATTCAGTATGTATACACTCGAACATACCATAGTTGATATACTCGGTTCCATATTGGTTCAGGTAGGGGATAAGTGGGAAAGGGGAGAAATTACTTCCGCCCATGAACACTTTGCTTCGAACATTCTAAAATCCAGGATCAGTTCAGTCATGCATACGATTCCGACTAACGGTTTTCTTCCGAAAGCCCTTACCGTTTGTGCCCCTGGTGAAAAACATGAATTCGGACTGTTGGTCTTTACCGTTTTTTTAAAACGGAAAGGATATGAAACCATTTATTTGGGAGAATCCATCGTCGATAAGGATCTTTTTACTGTTTTAAACATCATAAGGCCCTCATACTTATTCATGTCATGTTCACTGAAAGAGAATCTCGATGGAACATTCAGGCTTGTTGAAGCCTTAATAAAGGATTTTCCGGATTTGAAGGTGGGTCTTGGGGGTGCGGCGGTGAGCCTTGTATCCGAAGAAATCCGTACTTCCTTCAGTGGAGTTTTAATGGGGGATACACAATCGGAATGGGAGGAATGGCTGAAGGGTTAG
- a CDS encoding metallophosphoesterase, translated as MLLVSGLLLVIILLIVATIIYMWRTAKQDRLIFQDLYFKDFPEGFGDMRIFFISDLHRRIISDKLIEGARDKADLVIIGGDIRERGVPIERVEKNILKLKELGPLYFVWGNNDYEGDFHELDATLLKHGVKILDNTAVSFESHNGSKIALLGIDDISEERDRLDLALSDCGNEDFRILVSHNPLVKKQLTPEHRISLVLSGHTHGGQIRLFGLGPYKIGSIKKEGECLFMTSNGYGTSTVPLRLEAKPETHLFNLKRGTSTEVGEAVEKTY; from the coding sequence ATGTTATTGGTATCTGGATTACTATTAGTCATCATTTTACTGATAGTTGCCACGATCATTTATATGTGGCGTACGGCTAAGCAAGATAGGCTGATTTTTCAAGATTTATATTTCAAAGACTTTCCTGAAGGGTTTGGCGATATGCGGATTTTCTTCATATCCGATCTTCATCGACGGATCATATCGGATAAATTAATTGAGGGTGCCCGTGACAAGGCAGATTTGGTAATCATAGGCGGGGACATAAGGGAAAGAGGGGTCCCCATAGAACGTGTGGAAAAAAATATATTAAAATTAAAAGAACTTGGTCCCCTTTATTTTGTTTGGGGTAATAATGATTATGAAGGAGACTTCCATGAACTGGATGCGACTCTTTTGAAACATGGTGTGAAAATCCTTGATAATACAGCTGTTTCTTTTGAGTCTCATAATGGCAGCAAAATCGCTCTTCTGGGCATTGATGATATATCAGAAGAACGTGATAGGCTTGACCTTGCCCTGTCGGATTGCGGGAATGAAGATTTTCGGATTTTGGTGAGCCATAATCCATTGGTCAAGAAACAGTTGACTCCGGAACACCGTATTAGTCTTGTCCTGTCCGGTCACACGCATGGCGGACAGATCCGCCTATTCGGATTAGGGCCCTATAAGATAGGCAGCATTAAAAAGGAGGGGGAGTGTTTGTTTATGACGAGTAATGGTTATGGGACAAGCACAGTCCCTTTAAGGCTTGAAGCTAAGCCGGAAACGCATCTATTCAACCTGAAAAGGGGGACGAGCACGGAGGTGGGCGAAGCGGTGGAGAAGACCTATTAA
- a CDS encoding YpbF family protein, producing the protein MESTIILLDEKTDQATKQMLQNVVGRKKKFEALKKKHLQSLWATMIVAALFLVYLYFYIVVPYSYSFFSMFSVFVDHFSHFLFLAAAIGLYGYMVLIKKKLDKAEKEFQLLRCEIINKSKQLWEKEEEWKNRHKVFEMMKKNYDINLYHENK; encoded by the coding sequence ATGGAATCGACAATCATTTTATTGGATGAAAAAACGGATCAAGCAACAAAACAAATGCTTCAGAATGTTGTGGGTCGAAAAAAAAAGTTCGAGGCTCTTAAAAAGAAGCATCTTCAAAGCTTGTGGGCAACCATGATTGTTGCTGCCCTTTTTTTGGTTTATCTTTATTTTTATATCGTTGTACCTTATTCCTATTCCTTTTTTAGTATGTTTAGTGTTTTCGTCGACCATTTTAGCCATTTCCTTTTTTTGGCGGCCGCCATTGGCCTATATGGATATATGGTATTAATTAAAAAAAAGCTTGATAAAGCAGAAAAGGAGTTTCAGCTTCTTCGCTGCGAAATTATTAATAAAAGCAAGCAATTATGGGAAAAAGAGGAAGAATGGAAAAATCGACATAAAGTGTTTGAAATGATGAAAAAAAATTATGATATTAACTTATATCATGAAAATAAATGA
- a CDS encoding LysM peptidoglycan-binding domain-containing protein, with the protein MSRVQKNEKENDQAGELRSRMERQKAKSSLPKRSKVHQNKKKKSKVKIKFPMIQLLALFFILLPIGFYSLYTYLQHRPVQDTKSDQVVIDENKGDEDKETIPTTATAADLKEKKEKASAKAEAEKEKKEKEEAEAKAKAKAKAKAEEEEKRKAAKEEQAKKKAEEKAKAQQVAEEKAKAQQVAEEKAKAQQIADEKAKAQQIADEKAKREAAEKKATAERVQDAKPNKDDYKVLLHTVQGEETLFRISMNYYKSQEGIALIREWNGLNGNEISKGQVLKIPIKK; encoded by the coding sequence ATGAGCCGAGTCCAAAAGAATGAAAAAGAAAACGACCAGGCTGGTGAACTTCGTTCGCGAATGGAACGTCAGAAGGCTAAGTCATCATTGCCCAAGCGCAGTAAAGTCCACCAGAATAAAAAGAAAAAAAGTAAAGTGAAGATTAAGTTTCCAATGATACAATTATTAGCGTTATTTTTTATTTTGCTTCCAATTGGATTTTACAGCCTTTATACATATCTTCAGCATAGACCTGTACAGGATACAAAAAGTGACCAAGTCGTTATTGATGAAAATAAGGGAGACGAGGATAAAGAAACGATTCCAACTACAGCAACTGCAGCTGATTTAAAGGAAAAGAAAGAGAAAGCGTCGGCAAAGGCTGAAGCGGAGAAAGAAAAAAAAGAAAAAGAAGAAGCTGAAGCTAAAGCTAAAGCTAAAGCTAAAGCTAAAGCTGAGGAAGAAGAAAAGCGGAAAGCCGCAAAAGAGGAGCAAGCAAAGAAAAAGGCAGAAGAAAAGGCAAAAGCACAGCAAGTAGCAGAAGAAAAGGCAAAAGCACAGCAAGTAGCAGAAGAAAAGGCAAAAGCACAGCAAATAGCTGACGAAAAAGCAAAAGCACAGCAAATAGCTGATGAAAAAGCAAAGAGGGAAGCAGCCGAAAAGAAAGCGACAGCCGAACGCGTTCAAGACGCGAAACCGAATAAAGATGATTACAAGGTTCTCTTACATACTGTACAAGGTGAGGAAACATTATTCCGCATTTCCATGAACTACTACAAATCACAGGAAGGCATTGCCCTTATCAGGGAGTGGAATGGGCTGAATGGCAATGAAATCTCCAAGGGTCAGGTGTTAAAAATACCGATCAAGAAATAA
- a CDS encoding CPBP family intramembrane glutamic endopeptidase, protein MKNKQAELIKQLTDKQLLYNLFLTQIILLTLAAFLGIILFEDRSAFFDLFIFDDLNILLIGIPAGVIVLLFDILLMKVTPSSYQDDGGINERIFSNLSYQMIFVVALVVAISEELLFRGVLQTHLGLLWTSLIFAVVHYRYLFNWFLFLNVLVLSFFIGFLFEMTNNIIVTITAHFLIDFILGVLIRSKKQRGLSKKGGDLNEPSPKE, encoded by the coding sequence ATGAAAAATAAGCAAGCTGAATTAATTAAACAACTAACAGACAAGCAGTTGCTATATAATTTGTTTCTTACACAAATTATTCTCTTAACGTTAGCCGCTTTTTTAGGTATTATTTTATTTGAGGACCGTTCCGCTTTTTTCGACTTATTTATCTTTGATGACCTGAATATTTTGCTGATTGGAATACCCGCTGGAGTCATTGTCTTGTTATTTGACATTTTATTGATGAAAGTGACACCATCTTCCTATCAGGATGATGGTGGTATTAACGAACGCATTTTCAGTAACTTGTCATACCAGATGATTTTTGTCGTTGCTTTAGTGGTAGCGATAAGCGAAGAATTATTATTTCGTGGAGTGTTGCAAACACATTTGGGATTGCTATGGACGAGCCTGATTTTTGCAGTCGTTCATTATCGTTACCTTTTTAATTGGTTTTTATTTTTAAATGTTTTGGTTTTGAGCTTCTTTATCGGATTTCTATTTGAAATGACTAATAATATCATCGTGACGATTACGGCCCACTTTTTGATTGACTTTATCCTTGGTGTTCTAATCAGGAGCAAAAAGCAAAGAGGGTTGAGCAAGAAAGGGGGTGACTTGAATGAGCCGAGTCCAAAAGAATGA
- a CDS encoding RecQ family ATP-dependent DNA helicase translates to MNIERVLKEKFGFDEFRPGQKEVIESLMSGRHTLAMLPTGSGKSLCYQLPAYLLNKTVLIVSPLLSLMQDQADQLKMSGEKSVLTLNSFLTLNQKRKALDRLHSYRFIFLSPEMLSLESVLKSLKSIEIGLFVIDEAHCISQWGYDFRPDYLNLGEVRRELKNPLTLALTATATTEVRRDIVSKLEIGQAEEIVSSVDRENIAIIVERLISYDEKLSRVLELVRKLTGSGIIYFSSKKVAESVTGFLQENGIDSVNYYHGGMEQEQRMLIQQQFISGQLKIICATSAFGMGVNKSDVRYVIHFHMPSTMEAYLQEIGRAGRDRKQSVAVLLYCEGDEGLPLRLMEQQLPTDMQIEGVCSFLNASQKGLANFTLSEKEQLSQSFSLNDIQLRFFSQLINGTKNPLDQMSEMKEYCQKRKSGNQEKLHKFLHWLYARECRRIGILHYFEEKQRVVNPICCDICGMDAEKMADVWPEVKVDPVNPFSTWKNELALILLKKENGNEK, encoded by the coding sequence ATGAATATAGAACGTGTCCTAAAAGAAAAATTTGGATTTGATGAATTTCGTCCTGGACAAAAAGAAGTGATCGAATCATTGATGTCCGGACGTCATACATTAGCGATGCTACCCACCGGATCCGGTAAATCATTGTGTTATCAGCTGCCGGCTTACCTTTTAAATAAGACTGTCCTAATTGTCTCCCCATTATTATCATTAATGCAGGATCAGGCAGATCAGCTGAAGATGAGTGGCGAAAAAAGCGTATTGACCCTCAATTCTTTTTTGACGCTAAATCAAAAAAGGAAAGCTCTCGATCGATTACATAGTTATCGTTTTATCTTTTTATCTCCTGAAATGCTAAGTCTTGAGAGTGTACTAAAATCCTTGAAATCGATAGAAATCGGTTTGTTCGTCATAGATGAGGCACACTGTATCTCACAATGGGGTTACGATTTCCGTCCGGATTATTTGAATTTAGGAGAAGTGAGGCGTGAGTTGAAAAATCCGTTGACGCTTGCCCTGACAGCAACTGCAACCACTGAAGTCCGAAGGGACATCGTAAGTAAACTCGAAATTGGTCAAGCCGAAGAAATCGTCTCATCTGTTGATCGGGAAAATATTGCAATAATTGTCGAGCGCCTGATCAGTTACGATGAAAAGCTATCCCGTGTACTGGAGCTTGTCAGGAAATTGACAGGGAGCGGTATTATTTATTTTTCATCTAAAAAGGTTGCGGAATCGGTCACTGGTTTTTTACAGGAAAACGGGATTGACAGTGTCAATTATTATCACGGTGGCATGGAACAGGAACAAAGGATGCTCATTCAGCAGCAATTCATTTCTGGTCAGTTGAAAATTATATGTGCAACAAGTGCTTTTGGCATGGGTGTAAATAAATCGGATGTCAGATACGTTATCCATTTTCATATGCCATCCACGATGGAAGCATATCTTCAGGAGATAGGCAGGGCGGGACGAGATCGGAAACAAAGTGTCGCTGTCTTATTATATTGCGAAGGGGATGAAGGGCTTCCCTTGCGTTTGATGGAACAACAGTTACCTACGGATATGCAAATCGAGGGTGTTTGTTCTTTCCTTAATGCTTCACAAAAGGGTTTGGCGAATTTCACCCTATCAGAAAAAGAACAGCTGTCTCAATCTTTTTCTTTGAACGATATCCAACTTCGATTTTTTTCCCAGCTCATTAATGGAACTAAAAATCCTTTGGACCAAATGTCAGAAATGAAAGAGTATTGCCAAAAGAGGAAATCCGGTAATCAAGAAAAGCTGCATAAATTCCTTCATTGGTTATATGCACGTGAATGTCGCCGTATAGGGATACTGCACTACTTTGAAGAAAAGCAGCGAGTAGTGAACCCCATTTGCTGTGATATCTGTGGGATGGATGCCGAAAAAATGGCTGATGTATGGCCGGAAGTTAAGGTTGATCCAGTTAATCCCTTTTCCACGTGGAAAAATGAATTGGCTTTAATCTTATTAAAGAAGGAAAATGGGAATGAAAAATAA